The Chryseobacterium suipulveris genome window below encodes:
- a CDS encoding M28 family metallopeptidase, translating to MKKLLLPLFAGVVLSGCATNLSYTGSTFKESYKSITANELKTHLYIVASDEMQGRNTGSEGQKKAGRYLISQYQKMGVSHPKQMNSYYQIVPKEALKGRRGELPESENILAFIEGTEKPEEVIVISAHYDHVGVQNGEIYNGADDDGSGTVALLEIAQAFQMAKKMGKSPKRSVLFLHVTGEEHGLLGSKYYSDNPIFPLANTVANLNIDMIGRCDKDNCGKDYVYVIGSEMLSTELKKINEYANSTNTKLELNYKYDDPKDPQRLYYRSDHYNFAKHGIPVAFYFDGIHEDYHKPTDDPEKIDYDALQKRTQLVFATAWELANRRERIVVDRK from the coding sequence GAAAAAGCTGCTGCTTCCACTTTTCGCGGGTGTTGTATTGTCAGGTTGTGCAACCAACCTTTCCTACACGGGTTCAACCTTTAAGGAAAGCTACAAATCCATCACGGCAAACGAATTGAAAACGCACCTGTATATCGTAGCTTCCGATGAAATGCAGGGACGAAATACGGGAAGTGAAGGACAGAAAAAAGCGGGACGATACCTCATTTCGCAATACCAGAAAATGGGAGTTTCGCATCCAAAGCAAATGAATTCCTACTACCAAATTGTTCCGAAAGAAGCGTTGAAGGGAAGAAGAGGTGAGTTGCCCGAATCGGAAAATATTCTCGCATTCATCGAGGGAACCGAAAAACCTGAGGAAGTAATCGTGATTTCTGCACACTACGATCATGTCGGAGTTCAGAATGGCGAAATCTACAACGGTGCAGACGACGACGGAAGCGGAACTGTCGCACTCCTGGAGATTGCCCAAGCTTTTCAAATGGCGAAGAAAATGGGAAAAAGTCCAAAACGTTCAGTCCTGTTCCTGCACGTTACAGGTGAGGAACACGGTTTGCTCGGATCCAAATATTACTCGGACAACCCAATTTTTCCGTTGGCAAATACGGTTGCAAACCTCAATATCGATATGATTGGAAGGTGCGACAAAGACAACTGCGGCAAAGATTATGTGTACGTGATCGGCTCGGAAATGCTTTCAACTGAACTGAAAAAAATCAACGAGTACGCCAATTCTACCAACACCAAACTGGAACTGAACTATAAATACGACGATCCGAAAGATCCGCAACGTTTGTATTACCGTTCCGACCACTACAATTTTGCAAAACACGGGATTCCTGTTGCTTTTTATTTTGACGGAATTCACGAAGACTACCACAAACCAACCGACGATCCCGAAAAGATCGACTACGACGCGCTCCAGAAAAGAACCCAGCTTGTTTTCGCCACTGCGTGGGAACTCGCTAATCGGAGGGAGCGGATTGTGGTGGATAGGAAGTGA